In Phaeobacter porticola, one DNA window encodes the following:
- a CDS encoding acyl-CoA dehydrogenase family protein, with amino-acid sequence MQFGLSEEQSMIVDTTRAFVTKELYPHELEVERNGHLPMELVREIQAKAIEAGLYAANMPEEVGGAGLDTLTWLLYEKELGRANYALHWTCVARPSNILLAGTEEQKEEYLYPCIRGEKWDCLAMTEPGAGSDLRGMTATARQDGGDFILNGTKHFISHADIADFAIVFMATGEEDTPRGPKKKITAFFVDKGTPGFTIRDGYRNVSHRGYTNAVLEFDDCRLPKSAVLGEIDKGFDVANTWLGATRLQVAATCLGRAERALDHAISYAAERRQFGQQIGKFQGVSFKLADMATELKAANLLTWEAAWKLDQGSVTEADMSMAKLKATEMLAMVADEAIQIHGGMGLMDELPLERIWRDARVERIWEGTSEIQRHIISRELLRAHGG; translated from the coding sequence ATGCAGTTTGGCCTGTCCGAAGAACAGTCGATGATCGTGGACACCACGCGCGCCTTTGTCACCAAGGAGCTCTATCCGCACGAACTGGAGGTGGAGCGCAACGGTCACTTGCCGATGGAGTTGGTGCGCGAAATTCAGGCCAAGGCGATCGAGGCCGGATTATACGCCGCCAATATGCCAGAGGAAGTCGGCGGTGCCGGGCTCGATACGCTAACGTGGCTGCTCTATGAAAAAGAGCTGGGCCGCGCCAATTACGCCCTGCACTGGACCTGCGTCGCGCGCCCGTCGAACATCCTTCTGGCGGGCACCGAGGAGCAGAAAGAGGAATATCTCTACCCCTGTATCCGGGGCGAGAAATGGGATTGCCTCGCCATGACCGAACCGGGCGCTGGGTCCGATCTGCGCGGCATGACAGCAACTGCGCGTCAGGACGGCGGTGACTTCATTCTGAATGGTACCAAACATTTCATCAGTCATGCAGATATCGCCGATTTTGCCATTGTATTCATGGCAACGGGTGAGGAAGACACGCCGCGTGGCCCCAAAAAGAAGATCACGGCGTTTTTTGTCGATAAAGGCACGCCAGGTTTCACCATCCGCGACGGCTATCGAAATGTAAGTCACCGGGGGTACACCAATGCGGTGCTGGAATTCGATGATTGCCGCCTGCCCAAATCTGCGGTTCTGGGTGAGATCGACAAAGGCTTTGACGTTGCCAACACATGGCTCGGTGCCACCCGTCTGCAAGTCGCTGCAACCTGCTTAGGTCGGGCAGAGCGTGCGCTGGATCACGCCATCTCCTACGCGGCTGAACGACGCCAATTCGGTCAGCAGATTGGGAAATTTCAGGGGGTTTCCTTCAAGCTGGCAGATATGGCCACCGAGCTGAAGGCGGCAAACTTGCTGACCTGGGAAGCCGCCTGGAAACTCGATCAGGGCAGCGTGACAGAGGCCGATATGTCCATGGCCAAGCTGAAAGCGACAGAGATGCTGGCCATGGTGGCGGATGAGGCGATCCAGATCCACGGCGGTATGGGGCTGATGGATGAGTTGCCACTGGAACGCATCTGGCGCGACGCGCGGGTGGAGCGGATCTGGGAAGGCACCAGTGAAATCCAGCGCCATATCATCAGCCGCGAGTTGCTGCGTGCCCATGGCGGTTAA
- a CDS encoding DMT family transporter, with protein sequence MDLRALAMGLAFALMWSSAFTSARIIVQDASPLYSLAFRFLISGLIGVAVARYLGQSWRLTRGQLRATVVFGICQNALYLGLNFVAMESIEASLAAIIASTMPMLVAVALWMFYGEKLPPLGIAGLLAGVVGVALIMGTRISAGVDLFGVMLCGIAVVALTLATLALRGATSGGNYMMVVGLQMLVGSAVLFVVAPMVETFRLTPSWPLGLAFVYTTVVPGLTATFIWVLLLNRIGAVRAATFHFLNPVFGVAVASLLLSEQLGLLDVVGVAIVTIGILAVQLARQSAQSNAS encoded by the coding sequence ATGGATTTGCGCGCATTGGCCATGGGCCTTGCCTTTGCTCTCATGTGGTCCTCGGCCTTTACCTCGGCGCGGATTATCGTACAGGACGCCTCGCCGCTGTATTCTTTGGCCTTTCGGTTTTTGATTTCGGGACTGATCGGCGTCGCCGTCGCACGGTACCTGGGTCAGAGCTGGCGGCTAACACGCGGACAGTTGCGCGCCACAGTGGTGTTCGGGATCTGTCAGAACGCGCTCTATCTTGGCCTGAATTTCGTCGCAATGGAGAGCATCGAAGCCTCGCTGGCGGCGATCATCGCCTCGACCATGCCGATGCTTGTCGCCGTCGCGCTATGGATGTTTTACGGCGAAAAACTGCCCCCCCTTGGTATCGCCGGACTGTTGGCAGGCGTCGTCGGCGTCGCCCTGATCATGGGCACCCGCATCAGTGCCGGTGTGGATCTCTTCGGTGTAATGCTCTGCGGAATTGCGGTGGTCGCCCTGACACTGGCAACCTTGGCCCTGCGCGGCGCAACCTCTGGCGGCAATTATATGATGGTGGTTGGCCTGCAAATGCTGGTCGGCTCCGCCGTACTGTTTGTCGTCGCGCCAATGGTCGAAACCTTTCGGCTGACCCCAAGCTGGCCGCTGGGGTTGGCGTTTGTCTACACCACCGTGGTACCCGGGCTGACCGCGACGTTTATCTGGGTGCTGCTGCTAAACCGGATCGGCGCCGTGCGGGCTGCAACCTTCCATTTTCTCAACCCCGTTTTTGGGGTCGCGGTCGCCAGCCTGCTTCTGAGCGAGCAGTTGGGGCTTTTGGACGTTGTCGGCGTCGCCATTGTCACCATCGGTATTCTGGCGGTTCAACTTGCGCGCCAATCGGCGCAAAGCAACGCCTCTTGA
- a CDS encoding acetate--CoA ligase family protein, translating to MTRDFARLFRPTSIAVIGGGAWCSQVIEQLQNIGFSGEIWPVHPRMAEIGGLPAYRDINALPGAPDASFVGVNRHTTVEVVAELSRRGAGGAVCFASGFLEAQQEDGGAAGLQKALLAAAGEMPILGPNCYGFINYLDGALLWPDQHGGECVKRGVAILTQSSNIAINMTMQRRALPIAYMVTVGNQAQSDIAQIAQSLLEDPRVTALGLHIEGIRDLRAFEDLAQRAAALGKPVVALKVGRSGQAQAATLSHTASLAGQDAGADALLRRCGIVRVYDLPVFLETLKLLHVLGPPAGRKLATISCSGGEASLAADLGQTQGVEFPPLSNGQRQALREALGPMVALANPLDYHTYIWRDVPAMTRAFSAMVDPDLDLLMLIVDFPRTDRCSADDWDCTVEAAIATREQTGAPLAMVATLPELMPEDVAMRLLHAGVVPLAGLQEALTAAAAASRIGPPCDLRLALPPVDAEPAPVLVPEGEAKQRLSVSGLRVPRNRRLARAQVSALGGEVTADIGFPLVLKAEGLAHKSEAGALRLGLMSMEEVSCAAEEMPTDQLLLEEMITGSVAELLVGVTRDPAHGFVLTLGAGGVLTELLQDSVSLLLPVTDIMLEETLNTLRLNRLLSGYRGAAAADRPAILRAIRAVERYVLAHADRVEEIEINPLICTATDAIAVDVLLREKEINDD from the coding sequence ATGACGCGTGATTTTGCCAGATTGTTTCGTCCCACCAGTATCGCTGTCATTGGCGGGGGAGCCTGGTGTTCCCAAGTGATCGAACAGCTTCAGAATATAGGTTTTTCTGGAGAGATATGGCCCGTCCACCCAAGAATGGCTGAGATTGGCGGCCTTCCGGCTTACAGAGATATAAACGCGTTACCGGGGGCACCAGATGCCAGCTTTGTCGGCGTCAACAGGCACACTACTGTTGAGGTCGTGGCAGAGTTATCCCGCCGCGGTGCGGGGGGCGCGGTCTGTTTCGCGTCTGGTTTTCTAGAGGCGCAGCAGGAAGACGGGGGTGCGGCAGGGCTTCAAAAAGCTTTGCTTGCCGCAGCTGGAGAAATGCCCATCCTGGGGCCCAATTGCTACGGCTTCATCAACTACCTGGATGGTGCTCTTTTGTGGCCTGACCAACATGGTGGCGAATGTGTAAAACGCGGCGTCGCTATTTTGACCCAGAGTTCCAATATCGCGATCAATATGACTATGCAGCGGCGAGCTTTGCCGATTGCCTATATGGTAACAGTCGGTAACCAAGCGCAAAGCGACATTGCGCAAATCGCCCAAAGTCTGTTGGAGGATCCGCGGGTAACCGCGCTTGGTCTGCACATCGAAGGCATTCGCGATTTGCGCGCGTTTGAGGATTTGGCACAACGCGCGGCGGCGTTGGGTAAACCCGTTGTGGCGTTAAAAGTCGGACGATCTGGTCAGGCGCAGGCGGCAACCTTGTCACATACAGCATCGCTTGCGGGGCAGGATGCCGGGGCTGATGCGCTTTTGCGGCGCTGCGGAATTGTGCGTGTTTACGATCTGCCGGTGTTCCTTGAAACGCTCAAGCTTCTGCATGTTTTGGGACCACCCGCCGGGCGGAAGCTGGCCACGATCAGCTGCTCGGGAGGAGAGGCCAGTCTCGCCGCCGATCTTGGGCAGACGCAAGGGGTGGAATTCCCGCCGCTTTCCAATGGTCAGCGACAGGCGCTGCGCGAGGCGCTTGGGCCGATGGTCGCTTTGGCCAATCCGTTGGACTATCATACCTATATTTGGCGTGACGTTCCCGCAATGACACGGGCGTTCAGTGCGATGGTGGATCCCGATCTGGACTTGCTAATGCTGATCGTTGATTTTCCGCGGACTGACAGGTGTTCTGCTGATGATTGGGATTGCACAGTAGAGGCAGCCATTGCCACGCGAGAGCAGACGGGTGCACCGCTGGCGATGGTGGCGACCCTGCCAGAGCTGATGCCAGAAGATGTGGCCATGCGCCTGCTTCACGCCGGGGTCGTGCCGCTTGCCGGTTTACAGGAGGCGCTGACCGCAGCTGCCGCCGCCAGTCGCATCGGCCCTCCGTGCGACCTACGCCTGGCTCTGCCACCTGTTGACGCGGAACCTGCGCCGGTACTTGTGCCTGAGGGGGAGGCCAAACAACGGCTTTCCGTGTCTGGCCTCAGGGTTCCGCGCAACCGCCGTCTTGCGCGCGCACAGGTGTCTGCTCTGGGGGGCGAGGTGACAGCGGACATTGGGTTCCCGCTTGTGCTCAAGGCTGAGGGGCTGGCCCATAAGAGTGAGGCCGGAGCTCTGCGTCTGGGGCTGATGTCAATGGAGGAGGTCAGCTGCGCAGCTGAAGAGATGCCAACGGACCAGTTGCTGCTGGAGGAGATGATCACCGGTTCTGTGGCTGAGCTGTTGGTTGGTGTTACCCGTGATCCGGCCCATGGTTTTGTGCTGACACTTGGAGCTGGCGGGGTGCTGACCGAATTGTTGCAGGACAGTGTGTCGCTGCTGTTACCGGTGACAGATATCATGTTGGAAGAGACGCTGAATACTTTGCGCCTCAACCGGTTGCTTTCTGGGTATCGCGGTG
- the ade gene encoding adenine deaminase, producing the protein MTDIAFPSWPDVAPQLIEVAAGRRPADTVIRKGIWVNVHTREQLPDHDIAIVAGRIAYVGPDASYCTGPDTEVIEANGRYMIPGLCDAHMHIESGMLTPAEFARAVIPHGTTSMFTDPHEIANVLGLEGVRLMHDEALLQPVNIFTQMPSCAPSAPGLETTGYEITAEDVAEAMSWPGIIGLGEMMNFPGVAAGDPKMLAEIAATQRAGKTVGGHYASPDLGPSFAAYVAGGPADDHEGTCEADAIARMRQGMRAMVRLGSAWYDVEAQITAITEKGLDPRNFILCTDDCHSGTLVNDGHMNRVVRHAIDCGCDPVIALQMATINTATHFGLERDIGSLTPGRRADVILTSDLRTLPIELVMARGKIVAKDGEITVDCPHLAWPETARGTVHLGHQLSAADFEISAPDGANAVTANVIGVVENQAPTKALQAKLPVQDGLVEATMAETGDVCQIALVERHQATGGVTNAFVSGFGYDGRMAMASTVAHDSHHMIVVGTDRAQMALAANRLAEVGGGITIYRDGTELALIELPIAGLMSDSPATEVAAKAQKMVDAMQACGCNLNNAYMQHSLLALVVIPELRISDLGLVDVRSFKKIPVIEPHS; encoded by the coding sequence ATGACAGATATCGCATTCCCAAGCTGGCCCGACGTTGCCCCTCAATTGATCGAAGTTGCGGCAGGCCGCCGCCCTGCGGATACGGTGATCCGCAAAGGGATCTGGGTCAATGTTCACACCCGCGAACAACTGCCCGATCATGACATTGCCATCGTCGCCGGGCGCATCGCTTATGTCGGCCCCGATGCCAGCTATTGCACCGGTCCCGATACCGAAGTGATTGAGGCCAATGGCCGCTATATGATCCCTGGTCTCTGTGATGCGCATATGCATATTGAGTCCGGGATGCTGACCCCCGCAGAATTCGCCCGTGCGGTGATCCCACATGGTACCACCTCAATGTTCACCGACCCGCATGAGATCGCCAACGTGCTGGGGCTGGAGGGCGTGAGGTTGATGCATGACGAGGCGCTGTTGCAGCCGGTCAATATCTTTACCCAGATGCCATCCTGCGCGCCCTCCGCGCCGGGGCTGGAAACCACCGGGTATGAGATTACCGCCGAGGATGTTGCGGAGGCCATGAGCTGGCCGGGGATTATTGGTCTGGGTGAGATGATGAATTTCCCCGGTGTGGCTGCCGGTGATCCCAAGATGCTGGCCGAGATCGCGGCGACACAGCGCGCGGGAAAAACCGTGGGTGGGCATTACGCCTCACCGGATTTAGGGCCGAGTTTCGCGGCCTATGTTGCGGGCGGTCCGGCAGATGACCACGAGGGCACCTGCGAGGCGGATGCCATCGCCCGCATGCGGCAGGGGATGCGCGCGATGGTGCGGCTGGGATCGGCCTGGTACGACGTTGAGGCGCAGATCACGGCAATCACCGAAAAGGGGCTGGATCCGCGCAATTTCATCCTTTGTACAGACGACTGCCACTCAGGTACACTGGTCAATGATGGTCATATGAACCGGGTGGTGCGCCACGCCATCGACTGTGGTTGTGATCCGGTCATCGCCTTGCAGATGGCGACGATCAACACCGCGACACATTTCGGGCTGGAGCGGGATATCGGCTCCCTCACACCGGGGCGCCGCGCCGATGTGATCCTGACATCCGACCTCAGGACGCTGCCGATCGAACTGGTGATGGCCCGCGGCAAGATCGTTGCCAAGGACGGTGAGATCACGGTGGACTGCCCGCATCTGGCTTGGCCCGAAACCGCGCGTGGCACCGTGCATCTGGGGCATCAGTTGAGCGCTGCGGATTTTGAAATCAGCGCACCAGACGGGGCCAATGCCGTCACCGCCAATGTGATTGGTGTGGTGGAAAACCAGGCCCCGACCAAAGCGCTACAGGCGAAGCTGCCCGTTCAGGACGGGCTGGTCGAGGCCACCATGGCGGAGACGGGTGATGTCTGCCAGATCGCGCTGGTGGAACGCCACCAGGCAACAGGCGGTGTGACCAACGCCTTTGTTTCTGGCTTTGGATATGATGGCCGGATGGCGATGGCCTCCACCGTGGCGCATGACAGCCACCATATGATCGTGGTTGGCACAGATCGTGCGCAGATGGCGCTGGCAGCCAATCGTCTGGCAGAGGTCGGTGGCGGTATCACCATCTACCGCGATGGCACCGAGCTGGCACTGATCGAACTGCCCATTGCCGGGTTGATGTCTGACAGCCCGGCCACCGAAGTCGCCGCCAAGGCACAGAAGATGGTCGACGCAATGCAAGCCTGCGGCTGCAATCTCAACAATGCTTATATGCAACACTCGCTGCTGGCGCTGGTCGTGATCCCCGAACTGCGGATTTCCGATCTAGGGCTGGTTGATGTGCGTAGTTTCAAAAAAATTCCAGTGATCGAGCCCCATTCATGA
- a CDS encoding AMP nucleosidase, which produces MTTVKTPQLPAAEDFTDAAAAVERLELLYKKATQFLCAEFARIIAEPPADDDLARAHRLRAFYPEIRFTTSSFAQVDSRLSYGHVSAPGTYATTVTRPDLFRHYLTQQIGLLIRNHGQPVTITVSETPIPVHFAVAADPTLSVPQEGAAGFTLRDVFDVPDLATTNDDIVNGTYQAIDNTGPLALFTAQRVDYSLARLAHYTATDPSHFQNHVLFTNYQFYVAEFEAYARAQLADPASGYCSFVSTGDHEITTAETDIPPTTKMPQMPTYHLKREDGSGITLVNIGVGPSNAKTATDHIAVLRPHAWLMVGHCAGLRNTQTLGDFVLGHGYLREDHVLDDDLPIWTPIPALAEIQVALEEAVAEVTELEGYDLKRIMRTGTVATIDNRNWELRDQSGPVQRLSQSRAIALDMESATIAANGYRFRVPYGTLLCVSDKPLHGELKLPGMASDFYRTQVARHLHIGIKAMEQLRDMPLERLHSRKLRSFDETAFL; this is translated from the coding sequence ATGACAACAGTTAAGACCCCACAACTCCCCGCTGCCGAGGATTTCACCGATGCAGCCGCCGCTGTTGAGCGGCTGGAGCTTCTCTACAAAAAGGCGACCCAGTTTCTCTGCGCAGAATTCGCCCGGATCATTGCAGAACCACCTGCGGATGATGACCTTGCACGCGCGCATCGTCTCCGGGCCTTTTACCCGGAGATCCGCTTTACCACATCATCCTTTGCTCAGGTCGACAGTCGACTGAGCTATGGCCATGTTTCGGCTCCGGGCACATATGCCACCACGGTGACGCGTCCCGATCTGTTTCGCCACTACCTGACCCAGCAGATCGGCCTGTTGATCCGCAATCACGGCCAGCCAGTGACCATCACAGTGTCTGAAACACCAATTCCGGTGCATTTCGCAGTGGCTGCCGACCCCACACTGAGCGTGCCACAAGAAGGCGCCGCGGGCTTTACCCTGCGCGATGTCTTTGATGTGCCGGATCTGGCGACCACCAATGATGACATTGTGAACGGCACCTATCAGGCAATCGACAACACCGGGCCACTGGCCTTGTTCACGGCGCAGCGTGTCGACTACTCGCTGGCCCGGCTGGCGCATTATACCGCGACTGATCCCAGTCATTTTCAGAACCACGTGCTGTTTACCAACTACCAGTTCTATGTGGCCGAATTCGAGGCCTATGCGCGCGCGCAGCTGGCGGATCCGGCATCTGGCTACTGCAGCTTTGTCAGCACCGGCGACCACGAGATCACCACGGCCGAGACCGACATCCCACCAACCACCAAAATGCCGCAGATGCCAACCTATCATCTGAAACGTGAAGACGGCAGCGGGATCACGCTGGTCAACATTGGCGTCGGCCCGTCCAATGCCAAGACCGCGACAGATCATATCGCGGTGCTGCGCCCCCACGCATGGTTGATGGTTGGCCATTGTGCCGGGCTGCGCAACACCCAGACGCTGGGCGATTTCGTGCTGGGGCACGGCTATCTGCGCGAGGATCACGTGTTGGATGACGACCTTCCGATCTGGACACCCATTCCGGCACTTGCCGAAATTCAGGTGGCGCTGGAGGAGGCCGTCGCTGAGGTCACCGAGCTGGAAGGTTACGATCTGAAGCGGATCATGCGGACCGGCACTGTCGCCACCATCGACAACCGCAACTGGGAGCTGCGTGACCAATCCGGCCCGGTTCAACGACTGTCTCAGTCGCGTGCCATTGCGCTGGATATGGAGAGTGCAACCATCGCAGCCAATGGATATCGCTTCCGGGTGCCCTATGGCACGTTGCTCTGCGTGTCGGATAAACCCCTGCACGGAGAGCTGAAATTGCCGGGCATGGCCTCTGATTTCTATCGCACCCAGGTTGCGCGACATTTGCATATCGGGATAAAGGCGATGGAGCAGTTGCGTGACATGCCGTTGGAACGTTTGCACAGCCGTAAACTGCGTTCCTTTGACGAAACAGCGTTTCTCTGA
- the msrB gene encoding peptide-methionine (R)-S-oxide reductase MsrB: MRSYSKDPDAISALSEEEYYVTQKSGTERPGTGKLLGNKEPGIYVDIVSGEPLFASSDKYESGCGWPSFTKPIETTYVQELEDRTLGMIRTEVRSTHGDSHLGHVFPDGPADRGGLRYCINSASLRFVHLDDMRAEGYGNYIDQVEDIR, encoded by the coding sequence ATGCGCAGCTATTCCAAAGACCCCGACGCCATTTCGGCCCTCTCGGAAGAAGAATACTACGTCACCCAGAAATCGGGCACCGAACGCCCCGGAACCGGCAAGCTGCTAGGCAATAAAGAGCCCGGCATCTACGTCGATATCGTATCGGGAGAACCTCTATTTGCGTCTTCAGACAAATACGAATCCGGCTGCGGGTGGCCCAGCTTTACCAAACCGATTGAAACCACCTATGTGCAAGAGCTAGAGGACCGTACCCTGGGTATGATCCGCACCGAGGTCCGCTCGACCCATGGTGACAGTCATCTGGGCCATGTGTTCCCTGACGGGCCAGCGGATCGTGGCGGGCTGCGCTATTGCATCAATTCCGCCTCTCTGCGTTTCGTGCATCTGGACGATATGCGGGCCGAGGGATACGGCAACTATATAGACCAAGTGGAGGATATACGATGA
- a CDS encoding HU family DNA-binding protein, with protein MSKPMTKTQLVAALAEEMGSDKKAAGAALDAVCALITREVSGGGAVTLPGVGKIYCRERPEREVRNPATGEKFTKEADKVVKMTIAKALKDSVNG; from the coding sequence ATGTCCAAACCAATGACCAAGACCCAGCTTGTTGCCGCTCTGGCTGAAGAAATGGGCAGCGATAAGAAGGCCGCGGGCGCAGCTCTTGACGCTGTTTGCGCACTGATCACCCGCGAAGTATCCGGCGGTGGCGCCGTGACTCTGCCGGGTGTTGGCAAAATCTATTGCCGCGAGCGTCCCGAGCGCGAAGTGCGCAACCCGGCGACCGGTGAAAAGTTCACCAAAGAAGCCGACAAAGTGGTCAAAATGACCATTGCCAAAGCGCTGAAAGACAGCGTGAACGGCTAA
- the msrA gene encoding peptide-methionine (S)-S-oxide reductase MsrA, with protein sequence MSSTTERAVLAGGCFWGMQDLIRKRPGIISTRVGYSGGDVPNATYQNHGTHAEAIEIIFDQSQTSYRALLEFFFQIHDPTTVNQQGNDLGMSYRSAIYYVDEPQKQIAEDTIADVDASGLWPGKVMTEVEPVGDFWEAEPEHQDYLERQPGGYTCHFARPDWVLPRRNETAAE encoded by the coding sequence ATGAGCAGCACGACAGAACGTGCCGTCCTGGCCGGTGGGTGTTTCTGGGGCATGCAAGACCTGATCCGCAAACGTCCCGGTATCATCAGCACCCGAGTCGGATATTCCGGCGGCGACGTGCCCAACGCAACCTACCAGAACCATGGCACCCACGCCGAGGCGATCGAGATCATTTTTGACCAAAGTCAGACCAGCTATCGTGCGTTGCTGGAGTTTTTCTTTCAGATCCATGATCCGACCACCGTGAACCAGCAGGGCAACGATCTGGGAATGAGCTATCGCTCTGCTATTTACTACGTGGACGAGCCCCAGAAACAGATCGCTGAAGACACTATTGCAGATGTCGATGCCTCAGGCCTGTGGCCCGGCAAAGTGATGACAGAAGTCGAACCAGTGGGTGATTTCTGGGAAGCCGAGCCGGAGCATCAGGATTACCTGGAGCGGCAGCCTGGTGGCTATACCTGCCATTTTGCCCGCCCCGACTGGGTTCTGCCCCGCCGAAATGAAACCGCAGCCGAGTAA
- a CDS encoding GlxA family transcriptional regulator produces MPSWKKPHAAPQQIDLLLFDQFSGHCLANTVEPLRAANTFAGRQVYSWRFVTVDGGTAMSSASMEVTAQMPLRKAEGDMLIAMPSYGYLRHATETTARGLRAAEQRYDVLAGFDTGAWLLAAAGLLNGYRATIHSSELEAFTDMFPAVQAETHRFLWDRDRLTCSGAMAAFDGVLDMIAQQHGQALRLDVAALFLSESQSGSGRSSPVRSASVARAIRAMEANLETPLSLEEVARHAGRSLRDLARRTRGELGATPQALYRHLRLKQAKCLVLETDFSVAEIALRCGYEDPSALTRAFRSAFATTPRALRATRR; encoded by the coding sequence ATGCCAAGTTGGAAGAAACCTCACGCCGCGCCGCAGCAGATCGACCTGCTGCTGTTTGATCAGTTCTCCGGTCACTGCCTCGCCAATACGGTCGAGCCGCTGCGCGCGGCGAATACCTTTGCCGGGAGACAGGTCTACTCATGGCGGTTTGTTACGGTAGACGGCGGCACCGCGATGTCTTCAGCCAGCATGGAGGTCACCGCGCAGATGCCGCTGCGCAAGGCAGAGGGCGATATGCTGATTGCAATGCCCAGCTATGGCTATCTGCGCCACGCAACTGAGACCACCGCGCGGGGATTGCGGGCGGCAGAGCAACGCTATGACGTTCTGGCAGGGTTTGATACAGGCGCCTGGCTGCTGGCGGCGGCCGGGCTGCTGAATGGCTATCGGGCCACGATTCACAGCTCGGAACTGGAGGCATTTACCGACATGTTCCCAGCGGTTCAGGCGGAGACACATCGGTTTCTCTGGGATCGTGACCGGCTGACGTGCTCCGGCGCCATGGCGGCCTTTGACGGGGTCCTCGACATGATTGCACAGCAGCACGGGCAAGCGTTGCGGCTGGATGTTGCAGCCCTGTTTCTGAGCGAAAGTCAGTCCGGGAGCGGCCGATCATCCCCTGTGCGCAGCGCCTCTGTGGCCCGGGCCATCCGGGCGATGGAGGCCAATCTGGAAACGCCACTGTCGCTGGAGGAGGTGGCAAGACATGCAGGACGCAGCCTACGGGATCTGGCGCGCCGCACGCGGGGCGAGTTGGGCGCCACGCCGCAGGCGCTCTACCGGCATTTGCGACTAAAGCAGGCAAAATGCCTTGTCTTAGAGACTGATTTTAGTGTCGCCGAGATTGCGTTGCGCTGCGGATATGAGGACCCCAGCGCCCTGACTCGTGCCTTTCGCAGCGCCTTTGCGACAACGCCGCGCGCGCTGCGCGCCACCCGACGATAG